A window of the Bdellovibrio sp. ZAP7 genome harbors these coding sequences:
- a CDS encoding transglycosylase SLT domain-containing protein: MSGMSLLLKLLVTSATAAPAAPASVVRKIDINRDLKGTGYVDLYDMDAKKIAKLPALAQLKGHEINGRWNECLNLSPKVFAAQKELKGWVGQVWLHCLDKAQQKKTSSGQEDRVLTAIAKSWDLFDEGPWSQDLWNMWVSQELSYLDAQAKLKNRKIESRIEKLLDNGSKLNREQKSQCYQMLGDFALNANDYVQAQFLYEEAQSMKDSKYLTEKLEFLAKARSQSAKAAVPVQVEAIGEDGKLEERIRQSLKQNDLIPALKDTISLLNQYPGGRAARRLKDKPLEIYNSISDKMVAEKALVEMSHADASRLLEWAQNLHRKGEWASSLELAQKAYDKNPQSPSIVSSLWVASRSAHFLGEYDKALDLYNKLIVTANGSDESSEALFRSSLIYYRKQDFTTASALLERLVQQGKDRYDLNAQYWLVRSLQQFSKDRADKASQALIEKYPFSYYGLRLRAENQNGKLTWPEVTDKNLALANSFYLAGNQKKSWDRFVALSHAGWVSEAQTELSDLPPMKDPTLKVALAEKLAERGQYFTAIRFVNDALENDPRLRQEKFLKIGYPEVFTSLYRKESDRYGIDVILLRSLTRQESGFNMKAISTSNALGLMQMIPPTAQDTAKRLGMKVEVPEDMFRPEVNIPMGSFYVSQMLGQFSQSVPFALAAYNAGPYRLKKWIEARPEVSSAMTNPGSSPEAEIWVDELPWNETSFYVKAILRNTLLYQTIGKESYAVPPIIWQDLLTKKAK, encoded by the coding sequence ATGTCTGGAATGTCTCTGTTATTAAAACTTTTGGTCACGAGTGCAACAGCGGCTCCTGCGGCGCCGGCCTCTGTCGTTCGTAAAATCGATATCAATCGTGATCTTAAAGGCACGGGCTATGTGGACCTTTACGATATGGATGCAAAAAAAATCGCCAAGCTTCCAGCGCTGGCTCAGCTTAAGGGTCATGAAATCAACGGCCGTTGGAATGAGTGTTTGAACCTTTCACCTAAAGTATTTGCGGCACAGAAAGAACTTAAGGGTTGGGTCGGGCAAGTGTGGTTGCACTGCTTGGATAAAGCTCAGCAAAAGAAGACCAGCTCAGGTCAGGAAGATCGCGTTCTGACAGCGATCGCAAAATCCTGGGACCTTTTCGACGAGGGCCCTTGGTCTCAAGATCTTTGGAATATGTGGGTGAGTCAGGAACTAAGCTATCTTGATGCCCAGGCGAAACTTAAAAATCGTAAAATTGAATCCCGCATCGAAAAACTTTTGGATAATGGTTCCAAACTAAACCGCGAACAGAAATCTCAGTGTTATCAAATGCTGGGGGATTTTGCGTTGAATGCGAATGACTACGTTCAAGCGCAGTTCTTGTATGAAGAAGCGCAAAGTATGAAAGACTCAAAATATCTAACTGAAAAGTTAGAGTTTTTGGCCAAAGCCCGCAGTCAGTCTGCAAAAGCCGCTGTTCCGGTGCAAGTGGAAGCCATCGGTGAAGATGGAAAACTTGAAGAGCGTATTCGTCAGTCATTAAAACAAAACGATTTAATTCCAGCGTTGAAAGACACCATCAGTCTGTTGAATCAATACCCTGGTGGTCGCGCGGCTCGTCGTTTGAAAGACAAGCCTTTGGAAATTTATAACTCCATCAGCGATAAAATGGTTGCTGAAAAAGCCCTCGTGGAAATGTCTCATGCTGATGCTTCACGATTGTTGGAATGGGCGCAAAACCTGCACCGCAAAGGGGAATGGGCTTCCAGTCTGGAACTTGCGCAAAAGGCTTACGATAAAAATCCGCAATCACCATCCATCGTCAGTTCCTTGTGGGTGGCTTCTCGTTCCGCTCACTTTTTGGGCGAGTACGATAAAGCACTCGATCTTTATAATAAATTGATCGTCACGGCCAACGGATCGGATGAATCATCTGAAGCGTTGTTCCGCTCAAGCTTGATTTACTATCGCAAACAAGATTTCACGACGGCATCTGCACTGCTTGAGCGGTTGGTTCAGCAGGGCAAAGATCGCTATGATCTGAATGCACAGTACTGGTTGGTGCGATCGCTTCAACAATTTAGTAAAGACCGCGCCGATAAAGCCTCTCAGGCTCTGATCGAAAAGTATCCGTTTTCATATTATGGCTTGCGCTTGCGTGCAGAAAATCAAAATGGAAAATTAACTTGGCCAGAAGTAACTGATAAAAATCTGGCGCTGGCAAATTCCTTTTATCTTGCTGGAAACCAGAAAAAATCATGGGACCGTTTTGTTGCTTTGTCGCATGCAGGGTGGGTGAGTGAAGCGCAAACAGAACTTTCTGATCTGCCTCCGATGAAAGATCCGACATTGAAAGTGGCGTTGGCAGAAAAGCTTGCGGAGCGCGGGCAGTATTTTACAGCTATTCGTTTCGTGAATGATGCCCTGGAAAATGATCCGCGTTTGCGTCAGGAAAAATTCTTGAAAATAGGTTATCCAGAAGTCTTCACCAGTCTTTATAGGAAAGAATCAGATCGCTATGGTATCGATGTGATTCTGCTGCGAAGCCTGACTCGTCAAGAGAGTGGTTTTAATATGAAGGCGATTTCCACGTCAAATGCGTTGGGCTTGATGCAAATGATTCCTCCGACAGCGCAAGACACTGCGAAACGTTTGGGAATGAAAGTGGAAGTGCCAGAAGATATGTTCCGACCCGAAGTGAATATTCCCATGGGTTCGTTCTATGTTTCCCAGATGTTGGGCCAGTTCTCGCAAAGTGTGCCATTTGCGCTCGCAGCATATAACGCAGGACCCTATCGTTTGAAAAAATGGATTGAAGCACGTCCAGAGGTTTCATCTGCGATGACAAATCCAGGTTCTTCTCCAGAGGCGGAGATCTGGGTGGATGAGTTGCCGTGGAATGAGACGAGCTTCTATGTGAAAGCTATTCTAAGAAATACTCTGCTTTATCAGACTATTGGTAAGGAGTCCTACGCCGTTCCGCCAATCATTTGGCAAGACTTGCTTACTAAAAAGGCAAAATAA
- a CDS encoding DUF1573 domain-containing protein — MKVALLCSSYLLFAVSFAFASIEPAVIYDGSQIPTIEIYQMEKLKKDLREQLQFVDFGKVKQRHTKIKFVKFKNNTNHVVTCRGATFTGEGFGYTVENFAVEPGETTAMKVSFYANPASAVGHKTGKLEIRYAHEEPGEEDLFNIQMKAQVYR, encoded by the coding sequence ATGAAAGTTGCCCTTTTATGCAGCAGTTATTTATTGTTTGCTGTCTCCTTTGCCTTCGCGAGTATCGAACCTGCCGTGATTTACGATGGCTCGCAAATACCCACGATAGAGATCTATCAGATGGAGAAATTAAAAAAGGATCTTCGCGAGCAATTGCAATTCGTGGATTTTGGGAAAGTGAAGCAACGACATACCAAAATTAAATTTGTTAAGTTTAAGAATAACACCAATCATGTTGTAACTTGTCGGGGAGCGACTTTCACCGGTGAGGGTTTCGGTTACACCGTGGAGAATTTTGCTGTTGAGCCGGGTGAAACAACAGCGATGAAAGTTTCATTTTACGCGAATCCCGCATCGGCCGTGGGGCATAAAACCGGCAAGCTGGAGATCCGCTATGCCCATGAAGAACCGGGGGAAGAAGATCTTTTTAATATTCAGATGAAGGCGCAGGTTTATAGATAG
- a CDS encoding Mrp/NBP35 family ATP-binding protein — protein MAAPNPFEKQNAIPGVKHIIAVSSGKGGVGKSTVATNLAMALGRKSKVGLLDADVYGPSIPRMLGSLAQKPNINPETNQLEPINRYGIKLMSIGFLIEEGSAVIWRGPMLFKAMDQFLRDVNWGELDYLVVDLPPGTGDIQLTLAQKVPVAGAVLVSTPQNVALIDVKKAVDMFQRVNVPLLGMVENMAYMVNPVNGEKMQLFPKGEIDSYAAQKGIAKLGEIPFNPSVGLACEAGIPIVEANSNGAEAQAFMAIADKLREMLP, from the coding sequence ATGGCAGCACCAAATCCTTTCGAAAAACAAAACGCTATTCCCGGAGTGAAACATATTATCGCAGTAAGCTCGGGTAAGGGTGGAGTTGGTAAAAGCACCGTTGCGACCAACCTCGCAATGGCCTTGGGGCGCAAATCAAAAGTTGGTTTACTTGATGCTGACGTGTATGGTCCGAGCATTCCTCGTATGTTGGGCTCTCTTGCTCAAAAACCAAACATCAACCCCGAAACGAACCAACTTGAGCCGATCAACCGTTACGGCATCAAACTGATGAGTATTGGCTTTTTGATCGAGGAAGGTTCGGCCGTTATCTGGCGTGGCCCGATGTTGTTCAAAGCGATGGATCAGTTCCTGCGCGATGTGAATTGGGGCGAATTGGATTACTTGGTTGTCGATCTGCCTCCAGGCACGGGAGACATCCAACTGACTCTGGCACAAAAAGTTCCAGTGGCCGGCGCCGTTTTAGTATCCACTCCGCAGAACGTTGCGTTGATTGATGTCAAAAAAGCAGTCGATATGTTTCAACGCGTAAACGTACCTTTGCTGGGTATGGTTGAAAACATGGCCTATATGGTCAACCCAGTGAATGGCGAAAAAATGCAGCTTTTCCCGAAGGGCGAGATCGACTCTTACGCGGCACAAAAAGGTATTGCAAAGCTTGGGGAAATTCCATTTAATCCCTCTGTAGGCTTGGCATGTGAAGCAGGTATTCCGATCGTCGAAGCAAACAGCAACGGCGCAGAGGCACAGGCTTTCATGGCGATCGCTGACAAACTGCGTGAGATGTTGCCATAG
- a CDS encoding J domain-containing protein: protein MNSQDFLTLNLVGAGAFVVWYLLSRGGEKTPTRLDMKAKDSAPPLIEPEQPTSAKEVGPVAATRAAVHPDLQGVRPKNLNVIFSYNSHTWDAYEVLGVPAGASIKTVTEAYQTQIRRCDKGSIEFFETAYNAILNKK, encoded by the coding sequence ATGAATAGCCAAGATTTTTTGACGTTGAACCTTGTGGGAGCAGGGGCCTTCGTTGTCTGGTACCTTTTATCTAGAGGTGGGGAGAAAACTCCTACGCGCCTGGACATGAAAGCAAAGGACAGCGCGCCGCCGCTCATCGAGCCCGAACAGCCAACTTCTGCCAAAGAGGTGGGACCTGTGGCGGCTACGCGCGCAGCTGTTCATCCGGATTTGCAAGGGGTAAGACCCAAAAATCTAAATGTGATCTTTAGCTATAATTCTCATACTTGGGATGCTTACGAAGTTTTGGGAGTGCCGGCAGGGGCGTCGATCAAGACGGTTACCGAAGCCTATCAGACTCAGATCCGTCGTTGCGACAAAGGATCCATCGAGTTTTTCGAAACGGCTTACAACGCTATTCTTAATAAAAAATAA
- a CDS encoding DUF488 family protein, which produces MTIYTVGYEGCDIDEFVEGLKKNKIKRIIDIRRNPVSRKKGFSKNKLAAELKEAGIEYTYLGKELGVPSAWRKAAKEHLITRKKMFNDYKSKILPKHPKEVEEVISLSKQRGRSALLCYENEATDCHRHYLTEKIKKQHPTTKVVDINVLPKQKSLGLARH; this is translated from the coding sequence ATGACAATCTACACAGTAGGCTACGAAGGCTGCGACATCGACGAATTCGTAGAAGGCCTCAAAAAGAATAAAATAAAAAGAATCATAGATATCCGTAGAAACCCAGTAAGCCGAAAAAAAGGTTTCTCTAAAAACAAACTAGCCGCCGAACTAAAAGAAGCAGGCATCGAATACACCTACCTAGGAAAAGAACTAGGCGTCCCCTCAGCCTGGAGAAAAGCCGCCAAAGAACACCTCATCACCCGCAAAAAAATGTTCAACGACTACAAATCCAAAATCCTACCCAAACACCCCAAAGAAGTAGAAGAAGTCATATCTCTATCAAAACAAAGAGGCCGCTCAGCCTTACTCTGCTACGAAAACGAAGCCACCGACTGCCACCGCCACTACCTAACCGAAAAAATAAAAAAACAACACCCAACCACCAAAGTCGTAGACATAAACGTCCTCCCAAAACAAAAGTCATTGGGCCTAGCAAGACACTAA
- a CDS encoding TIGR03663 family protein, with amino-acid sequence MKSIRVTQIQKYIIWLVILLLTVFSRFYLLTNKPLHFDEGINGWFVLQMKINGFYKYDPTNYHGPLYFYLLRAFTAIWGHSVEILRAVPAVFSVFSVMLFSFALIRSQAVRWSMLFFLFFSPAFLFYGRSGIHEMPFVFFQLLFALGMLRWTEKFDGTSLGLLLTGVVGMATLKETFAITLASWVVGLVFAGPAVIRQYFNFGKIKAAWSHRLTYMVVVLLISFVLLFTGFLRNWPGLFDFIKAFLPWMKTGVGETGHNKEFLYWVKVLADAEPLVLFGVGMAFVGLFTKDARLRMVSAFSLFQLFVYSWIPYKTVWCILSLVWGFYFVLALYAEKILARRDWQGYLFGSIILVGTLGSLRSDWRSVYSQPIDLNHPYIYVNSTYEMKDLQNLILQVAKDHPNLLTESVQIGMKEQWPFPWIYRSFKTHWDVCADRAVPDAWLYYCDTAGEANVESQLKEQFMKIRIMLRQQREYSVVYLKKSLFGELYTGAFQVVGPAKEKE; translated from the coding sequence ATGAAATCGATTCGCGTCACTCAAATCCAGAAATACATCATTTGGCTTGTCATTCTTCTTTTGACTGTGTTTAGCCGTTTTTATTTATTGACCAATAAGCCCTTGCATTTTGATGAAGGCATCAACGGCTGGTTCGTTTTGCAGATGAAAATCAATGGTTTCTATAAATACGACCCGACCAACTATCACGGTCCCCTGTATTTTTATCTTTTGCGGGCGTTCACCGCGATCTGGGGACACAGTGTTGAGATTCTGCGCGCTGTTCCAGCGGTGTTCTCTGTATTCAGTGTCATGCTTTTCAGCTTCGCCCTGATTCGTTCGCAAGCTGTGCGCTGGTCGATGTTATTCTTTCTGTTTTTCAGTCCCGCTTTTTTGTTTTATGGCCGTTCCGGCATTCATGAGATGCCCTTTGTGTTTTTCCAATTGCTGTTTGCTTTGGGGATGCTTCGTTGGACTGAAAAATTTGACGGAACATCTTTGGGGCTGCTTTTGACGGGTGTCGTGGGGATGGCCACATTAAAAGAAACTTTTGCCATCACCTTGGCATCGTGGGTGGTTGGATTGGTCTTTGCCGGCCCAGCAGTTATTCGTCAGTATTTTAATTTTGGAAAAATTAAAGCCGCATGGTCACATCGCTTAACCTATATGGTTGTGGTCTTGTTGATATCTTTTGTATTGTTGTTCACCGGATTCTTACGTAATTGGCCGGGTTTGTTTGATTTCATTAAGGCCTTTTTGCCGTGGATGAAAACCGGCGTGGGCGAGACAGGTCACAACAAAGAATTCCTTTATTGGGTGAAGGTCCTAGCCGATGCTGAGCCTTTGGTTCTGTTCGGTGTGGGAATGGCCTTCGTGGGACTTTTCACGAAAGATGCGCGCCTGCGTATGGTTTCAGCGTTTTCTTTGTTTCAACTGTTTGTTTATTCCTGGATTCCTTATAAGACTGTGTGGTGCATACTTTCTTTGGTGTGGGGCTTCTATTTTGTTCTGGCATTGTATGCTGAAAAAATTCTCGCGCGTCGTGACTGGCAGGGATATCTTTTCGGTTCAATCATCTTGGTCGGAACCTTGGGGAGCCTTCGCAGTGACTGGCGTTCGGTTTATTCACAGCCCATTGATTTAAATCATCCATATATTTATGTGAACTCGACTTATGAGATGAAGGATTTGCAGAATTTGATTTTGCAAGTGGCCAAGGATCATCCGAATCTTTTAACAGAGTCGGTGCAGATCGGCATGAAAGAGCAATGGCCATTCCCGTGGATTTACAGATCGTTCAAAACTCATTGGGATGTGTGCGCGGATCGCGCTGTTCCTGATGCTTGGCTTTATTACTGTGATACGGCTGGCGAAGCCAATGTGGAAAGCCAGCTCAAAGAGCAATTCATGAAAATACGTATCATGCTTCGTCAGCAGCGTGAATATTCCGTGGTGTATCTAAAGAAAAGTCTTTTCGGTGAGCTTTATACAGGAGCGTTTCAAGTTGTCGGTCCTGCGAAGGAGAAAGAGTAA
- a CDS encoding LysM peptidoglycan-binding domain-containing protein has translation MRRLVTLSIVLGLLSGCVHKELNANGEKATGNAGNEPASEIKDIGSFRLSDPEGPKVVDQELDVIPTEINPLVEKWITYFQGRGREHMERYLARSSRYEKLMKKVLRDNGLPEDIFYIALIESGFSSQATSHAAAVGYWQFIRGTGKRYGLEINPFVDERRDPVFATQAAAEYFKGLYSVFGSWYLAMASYNVGENRVKREVMNHYTRDFWELARKNRLPKETINYVPKFIAAKLIAKDPAKYGFEDIDYLPPIEFDHITVKQPVNMRQMAEKLNLNYEDFKALNPKFKGEVAILKGSELILRIPPGTTETATVAATESFVTDVKFIADSGDTQTYKIRKGDNLKSIARKYRTSVAYLRDLNDLPRKSRLTVGRTIYVPDRTPLRDRSDRKNNSTVAAKANAKPAPEKSVETAAAELIGGRFYVVQSGDSLFSIAQRYSTSVAELQKANNIKRKSKLKLGMKLKIPGGDNSSSAREVAKSKVHVVRKGDNLTDIAAKYNVSVSQLKQNNKKLRNPASLMVGTRIHIPVAENN, from the coding sequence ATGAGGAGACTAGTTACATTAAGTATAGTCCTGGGCCTACTTTCGGGTTGCGTTCATAAGGAATTGAATGCGAATGGCGAAAAGGCAACAGGGAACGCGGGCAACGAGCCTGCTTCTGAAATCAAAGACATCGGCTCGTTCCGTTTGTCTGATCCTGAGGGTCCCAAGGTCGTAGACCAAGAGTTGGATGTTATCCCTACAGAAATCAATCCTTTGGTTGAAAAATGGATCACGTATTTCCAAGGCCGCGGTCGCGAGCACATGGAAAGATATTTGGCGCGTTCTTCACGCTATGAAAAGCTGATGAAAAAGGTGTTGCGTGACAACGGTTTGCCTGAAGATATTTTCTATATCGCATTGATCGAATCAGGTTTCAGTTCACAAGCAACGTCACACGCAGCAGCCGTTGGATACTGGCAGTTCATTCGTGGGACGGGTAAACGTTATGGTTTGGAAATCAATCCATTCGTCGATGAACGTCGTGACCCCGTGTTCGCGACTCAAGCAGCAGCAGAATACTTCAAAGGTCTTTATTCCGTATTCGGTTCTTGGTATTTGGCAATGGCTTCCTACAACGTGGGTGAAAACCGCGTAAAACGCGAAGTGATGAATCACTACACGCGTGATTTCTGGGAACTTGCCCGCAAAAACCGCCTTCCTAAAGAAACCATCAACTATGTACCGAAATTCATCGCTGCCAAGTTGATCGCAAAAGATCCAGCAAAATACGGTTTCGAAGATATCGATTATCTTCCACCGATCGAGTTTGATCACATCACGGTAAAACAACCAGTGAACATGCGCCAAATGGCCGAAAAGCTAAACTTGAACTACGAGGACTTCAAAGCGTTGAATCCTAAGTTCAAAGGTGAAGTGGCGATTCTTAAAGGCAGCGAGTTGATCCTTCGTATCCCACCGGGCACGACTGAGACGGCAACTGTGGCTGCAACGGAATCTTTCGTAACTGACGTGAAATTTATCGCTGACAGCGGTGACACGCAAACTTACAAAATCCGTAAAGGTGATAACTTGAAATCTATCGCTCGTAAGTACAGAACTTCTGTAGCTTACCTTCGCGATCTAAATGATTTGCCAAGAAAATCACGTTTGACAGTGGGTCGCACGATCTACGTTCCAGATCGCACACCGCTTCGTGATCGTTCAGACCGCAAAAACAACAGCACTGTAGCTGCGAAAGCCAACGCAAAACCAGCTCCAGAAAAATCAGTTGAAACTGCGGCTGCAGAATTAATAGGTGGCCGTTTCTATGTAGTTCAATCAGGTGACTCTTTGTTCTCTATCGCGCAAAGATACTCAACTAGCGTTGCGGAACTTCAAAAAGCCAACAACATCAAACGCAAAAGCAAATTGAAGTTGGGCATGAAACTTAAAATTCCAGGCGGAGACAACAGCAGCTCTGCCCGGGAGGTAGCCAAAAGCAAGGTACACGTAGTCCGTAAGGGCGACAACCTGACTGACATCGCTGCCAAATACAACGTGTCGGTGAGCCAGCTAAAACAAAACAACAAAAAGCTTCGCAACCCAGCAAGCTTGATGGTCGGAACAAGAATCCACATCCCCGTAGCTGAGAATAACTAA